The Deinococcus roseus genome contains a region encoding:
- a CDS encoding helicase-related protein, whose product MTATQHNEFTIGSLVRARGREWVVLPGGNSTVLHVKPIGGTDEETTRIHTGLESVEPATFAPPASSDLGDYRSGRLLREAVRLSSRAASGPFRSFARIAVEPRPYQFVPLMLALRQDVTRLLIADDVGVGKTVEAILIMRELLDRGEIKRFAVLCPPHLAEQWQTELREKFHIEAERVLSSTVKKLENGLRLDETVFDRYPFTVVSMDYIKAEKRRTDFLRTAPEFIIIDEAHTCASGEGVTGKTGQHQRHQLVKELAQEKERHILLVTATPHSGNEGAFRSLLTVLNKDFYNLPDDLSGEKNEPVRRKLAQYLVQRKRQDIRSFMQEDTPFPDRLEPNPDITYKLSGEYLKFLDKVLAYARELVSDETIEKRHQRIRWWAALSLLRSVGSSPAAAAAALRSRAAVADAETDQDIEEIGKRSVLDQDDSEQEYDLTPGTEIDSGDTERRYLRDLAREVEQFQGKQDTKLQKLIPTVKELLAEGLQPIVFCRFINTAEYVAEHLQSALGKDVEVTAVTGKLTPQEREMRVSELSHARKRVLVATDCLSEGINLQHAFSAVLHYDLSWNPTRHEQREGRVDRYGQPSKQVKVITYYGTNNPVDGIVLDVLIKKHKRIRSSLGISVPVPVDNDQVVQAVLSGLLMRDSKTHQQGMLFDSEFKAIDVMWDNTVEREKRSRTMFAQQGVKVEEVSLELDSVRSAIGSGVNVEQFVTETLKLHGGFVTRTSDGAYTFDTRELPRALKDALGEVPEKARFALPVADDETYLSRTHPFVEALATHLMDSALDPLSSGEAKRASVTVTSQVTKPTVLLVARFRYHLITQATTGDRDTNQQLAEEVYTLGFNGAPTNPQWLSEQEARKLLDVVPTGSVEPERAKRFLENLLGNLHTFTPHLNERAEERARLLLEAHQRVRSAASLKYRYSTKPILPVDIVGTYVYLPQ is encoded by the coding sequence ATGACTGCCACACAGCACAATGAATTCACCATCGGTTCGCTGGTGCGGGCCAGAGGCCGCGAATGGGTGGTGTTGCCCGGCGGAAACAGCACTGTTTTGCACGTCAAACCCATCGGGGGCACGGACGAAGAAACCACCCGCATTCATACCGGCCTGGAGTCTGTAGAGCCTGCCACATTCGCCCCACCGGCATCCAGTGACCTTGGAGATTACCGCTCTGGTCGCTTGCTGCGTGAGGCCGTCAGGCTGTCTTCCAGGGCTGCTTCAGGACCCTTTCGCTCTTTTGCCCGCATTGCTGTGGAACCAAGGCCGTACCAGTTCGTACCGCTCATGCTGGCTTTGAGGCAGGACGTGACGCGGCTCCTCATTGCCGATGATGTCGGAGTGGGAAAGACCGTAGAGGCCATCCTCATCATGCGAGAGCTGCTGGACCGGGGAGAAATCAAGCGTTTCGCAGTTCTGTGCCCACCGCACCTCGCCGAGCAGTGGCAGACCGAACTCCGGGAGAAATTCCACATTGAAGCCGAGCGCGTCCTGTCCAGCACCGTCAAGAAGCTGGAAAACGGTCTGAGACTGGATGAAACAGTCTTCGACAGATACCCTTTCACAGTGGTCTCGATGGACTACATCAAGGCCGAGAAGCGCCGCACAGACTTTCTGCGCACCGCACCAGAATTCATCATCATCGACGAAGCCCATACTTGCGCCTCCGGTGAAGGGGTGACGGGTAAAACCGGGCAGCACCAGCGCCACCAGCTGGTCAAGGAACTTGCACAAGAAAAAGAGCGCCACATCCTGCTGGTGACCGCCACCCCCCACTCCGGCAACGAAGGGGCATTCCGGTCTCTTCTGACCGTGCTCAACAAGGACTTCTACAACCTCCCAGATGACCTGTCCGGCGAGAAGAATGAGCCTGTCCGGCGCAAACTGGCCCAGTACCTGGTGCAGCGCAAGAGGCAGGACATCCGCAGCTTCATGCAGGAAGACACGCCTTTCCCTGACCGCCTGGAACCCAACCCGGACATCACCTACAAGCTCTCCGGGGAGTACCTGAAGTTCCTCGACAAAGTGCTGGCTTACGCCCGTGAGCTGGTCAGCGATGAAACCATCGAGAAGCGACACCAGAGAATCCGCTGGTGGGCCGCCCTGTCCCTGCTGCGCTCAGTGGGTTCAAGCCCAGCTGCAGCCGCTGCTGCCTTGCGCAGCCGTGCTGCTGTTGCCGATGCCGAAACCGACCAGGACATTGAGGAAATCGGCAAGCGCAGTGTGCTGGACCAGGACGACAGCGAACAGGAATACGACCTGACCCCCGGAACCGAAATTGACAGTGGAGACACCGAGCGTCGATATCTGCGCGACCTGGCCAGAGAAGTCGAACAGTTTCAGGGCAAGCAGGACACCAAACTGCAAAAGCTGATTCCAACCGTCAAAGAACTGCTTGCTGAAGGCCTGCAACCCATCGTGTTCTGCCGCTTCATCAACACTGCGGAGTATGTGGCAGAGCACCTGCAAAGTGCTCTGGGCAAGGATGTGGAAGTTACCGCTGTGACCGGAAAACTGACCCCACAGGAACGTGAAATGCGCGTTTCTGAGCTTTCTCATGCCAGAAAACGGGTGCTGGTCGCCACCGATTGCCTCTCGGAAGGCATCAACCTGCAGCATGCCTTCTCTGCGGTGCTGCACTACGACCTCAGCTGGAACCCCACCCGCCATGAGCAACGGGAAGGTCGCGTGGACCGTTACGGTCAGCCCAGCAAGCAGGTCAAGGTCATCACCTACTACGGCACCAACAACCCCGTGGACGGCATTGTGCTGGACGTGCTGATTAAGAAGCACAAGCGCATCCGCAGCTCACTGGGCATCAGCGTTCCGGTGCCTGTGGACAATGACCAGGTGGTGCAAGCTGTGCTCTCTGGCCTCCTCATGCGGGACAGCAAAACCCACCAGCAAGGGATGCTCTTCGACAGCGAATTCAAAGCCATCGACGTGATGTGGGACAACACCGTCGAAAGGGAGAAACGCTCCAGAACCATGTTCGCCCAGCAAGGGGTCAAGGTCGAGGAGGTGTCTCTGGAACTCGACTCGGTGCGCTCAGCGATTGGCTCTGGGGTGAACGTTGAGCAGTTTGTCACCGAAACCCTCAAGCTGCACGGTGGATTCGTCACCAGAACCTCAGATGGTGCTTACACCTTCGACACCAGAGAACTCCCCAGAGCCCTGAAAGACGCCCTCGGTGAAGTGCCAGAGAAAGCCCGTTTTGCTTTGCCCGTTGCCGATGATGAAACGTACCTGTCCCGCACACACCCGTTTGTGGAAGCACTGGCGACCCACTTGATGGACAGCGCACTGGACCCCCTATCAAGCGGAGAAGCCAAACGGGCCAGTGTGACCGTGACCTCACAGGTCACAAAACCCACCGTGCTGCTGGTGGCCCGTTTCCGATACCACCTCATCACGCAGGCGACCACCGGGGACCGCGATACAAACCAGCAGCTGGCCGAGGAGGTTTACACCCTTGGCTTCAACGGTGCCCCCACCAACCCTCAATGGCTCTCAGAACAGGAAGCCCGCAAACTGCTGGACGTGGTGCCCACCGGAAGTGTTGAACCAGAGCGGGCAAAGCGCTTTCTGGAAAATCTGCTGGGGAACCTTCACACCTTCACCCCTCACCTGAATGAACGGGCCGAGGAACGGGCCAGGCTGCTTCTGGAGGCACACCAGAGGGTGCGCAGCGCTGCCAGCCTGAAATACAGGTACAGCACGAAGCCCATCTTGCCTGTGGACATCGTTGGCACTTACGTTTACCTCCCCCAGTAA
- a CDS encoding Eco57I restriction-modification methylase domain-containing protein has product MKSAQKTLFQNIKTEGALISADFLARISGGDKDIPALKPTDYHLLEGEKLSEAIGRVWNRMLTVWMNFQIRRSNLSEHDQGTTLTREGLLLPLFQELGYGRIPASRPIEIGNQTYSISHLWGKLPLHLVSFRFELDKRTAGATGAAKSSPHSLMQDFLNRSEDHLWGIVSNGLKLRLLRDNASVSRQAYIEFDLETLFEEKAYSDFILLYMLCHQSRVEGEDPNKFILESWAQKGQEFGKRALDTLRNGVEQAINELGTGFIQHPENTALRDKLKKGTLDKREYYRQVLRMVYRLLFLFVAEDRDVLLDPKAPQEAKELYDLYYSTKRLRTLAQRIRGTRHADLFEGFKLLLGKLSDPAGAPELALKPLGSFLFGDTSTPDLNTAKISNQMFLGAIRSISVTQDQGVLKAVDYKNLGSEEFGSVYESLLELVPEVNLDAGYFKLTTLAGNERKTTGSYYTPTSLIEVVLDEALNPKLDECQTVEALLNLKVVDPAAGSGHFLIAAAHRIARRVAQKRTGETEPAPEVTREALWDVVRNCIYAVDYNEMAVELCKVALWMEAMEPGKPLSFLDHHIKHGNSLMGTRPDLMWVKEKVVNKKAAVRDREHEETILAVPEGAFVALTGDDRTRVSALKKQNNQERQDAVRAVQGQMGLFSSNELDFKALERAFQDLNRKGNDSMEQVLEQASQYDRLTHDTLYQKMHLLADAWCAAFTIPKTGKEPAITTATLNQMLSTDEPDIFLGATIDAVQQERDQYSFFHWFLEFPEVQAQGGFDVVLGNPPWEKVKLEEKQFFASRDDSIANALNAAERGRRIQALNDQQLAQKHGYTYEPVLYNAYLQALHEAEAFSGFLRNSGVYPLTGGGDVNTYQVFSELARTAMGKRGNVGIIVPTGIATDDGNKEFFADLVGTGQLAALLDFENREGLFPGVHRSYKFSVLVLTAKASTKPAKLTFFAGNTNQLKDQQRVFSLTPQEFKLLNPNTLTCPVFRTKQDAELTKKIYRNSKVLMQDDGDLNPWQNKFLRHLDMSNDSGLFKTQPDADDVPLYEAKLFWHFDHRFSTYDGAVTRDVLPAEHADPTYRVSPRYWVERQEVLNRLVQTDKNGAITWQWKRKWYVAFRDITNATNERTAIFSFLPQHGVGHTAPLMLPEVSAALLPALVGNANSLVLDYIARQKVGGTHLTYGYLKQFPFKTPYQYSLPDLEFITPRVLELSYTNWELAPLAQDVMAEAPAEVQEAILAQHQENGGHPDTPPEWATDPYPFPPFKWNEDRRALLRAELDAYYAKLYGLERDELEYILDPQSVMGEDFPGETFRVLKEKEIRQLGEYRTMRLVLEAWDRLEA; this is encoded by the coding sequence ATGAAATCTGCCCAGAAAACCCTTTTTCAAAACATCAAAACCGAAGGTGCCCTGATTTCCGCAGACTTCCTGGCCCGCATTTCTGGTGGAGACAAAGACATTCCTGCCCTGAAACCCACCGATTACCACCTGCTGGAAGGGGAGAAGCTGTCTGAGGCCATCGGACGGGTTTGGAACCGCATGCTGACCGTCTGGATGAACTTCCAGATTCGCCGCTCCAACCTGTCAGAGCATGACCAGGGGACCACCCTCACCAGAGAAGGTTTGCTGCTGCCCCTCTTTCAGGAACTGGGTTATGGGCGCATTCCGGCCAGCAGGCCCATCGAAATCGGCAACCAGACCTATTCCATCTCGCACCTGTGGGGCAAGCTGCCTTTGCACCTGGTCAGTTTCCGATTCGAGCTGGACAAGCGCACGGCTGGGGCCACCGGAGCTGCCAAAAGCAGCCCCCACTCGTTGATGCAAGACTTTCTGAACCGCAGCGAAGACCACTTGTGGGGCATTGTCTCCAATGGCCTGAAACTGCGCCTGCTCAGAGACAACGCCAGCGTGTCCCGTCAGGCCTACATCGAATTTGACCTGGAAACGCTGTTTGAAGAGAAAGCCTACTCGGACTTCATCTTGCTGTACATGCTGTGCCACCAGTCCAGGGTGGAAGGGGAAGACCCCAACAAGTTCATTCTGGAAAGCTGGGCGCAAAAAGGCCAGGAGTTCGGCAAGCGGGCACTGGACACCCTTCGAAACGGGGTGGAGCAGGCCATTAATGAACTGGGGACCGGATTCATCCAGCACCCAGAGAACACCGCTTTGCGCGACAAGCTCAAGAAGGGCACCCTGGACAAACGGGAGTACTACCGTCAGGTCTTACGGATGGTGTACCGCCTGCTCTTTTTGTTCGTTGCCGAAGACCGGGATGTGCTGCTGGACCCCAAAGCCCCACAGGAAGCAAAAGAGCTTTACGACCTCTACTACTCCACCAAGCGCCTTCGCACCCTTGCACAGCGAATCCGGGGCACCCGACACGCCGACCTGTTTGAAGGCTTCAAGCTGCTGCTGGGCAAACTCAGCGACCCGGCAGGGGCACCAGAACTGGCCCTGAAACCTCTGGGGTCCTTCCTGTTTGGCGACACCTCCACACCAGACCTGAATACCGCGAAAATCTCCAACCAGATGTTTCTGGGGGCCATTCGCAGCATCTCGGTCACACAAGACCAGGGGGTGCTGAAAGCCGTGGATTACAAGAACCTAGGCTCGGAAGAATTCGGCAGCGTGTACGAAAGCCTGCTGGAACTCGTGCCAGAGGTGAACCTTGATGCAGGGTACTTTAAACTGACCACCCTGGCAGGCAACGAACGCAAAACCACTGGCAGTTACTACACCCCCACCAGCCTGATTGAAGTGGTGCTGGACGAAGCCCTCAATCCCAAACTGGACGAATGTCAAACCGTAGAAGCCCTGCTGAACCTTAAAGTTGTGGACCCCGCAGCAGGCAGCGGTCACTTCCTGATTGCCGCAGCCCACCGCATTGCCAGAAGGGTCGCCCAGAAGCGAACTGGAGAGACTGAGCCTGCTCCTGAAGTGACCAGAGAAGCGCTATGGGATGTGGTTCGTAATTGCATCTATGCCGTGGATTACAACGAGATGGCAGTGGAACTCTGCAAAGTGGCCCTGTGGATGGAAGCGATGGAGCCTGGCAAACCCCTGTCCTTTCTGGACCACCACATCAAACACGGGAACAGTCTGATGGGCACCAGACCAGACCTCATGTGGGTCAAAGAGAAGGTGGTCAATAAGAAGGCCGCTGTTCGGGACCGTGAGCACGAAGAAACCATTCTGGCCGTCCCAGAGGGTGCCTTCGTGGCCCTGACAGGTGATGACAGAACCAGAGTCTCTGCCTTGAAGAAACAGAACAATCAGGAAAGGCAAGACGCTGTGCGAGCTGTGCAGGGACAGATGGGCCTGTTCTCAAGCAACGAACTGGACTTCAAGGCTCTGGAAAGGGCCTTTCAGGACCTGAACCGCAAAGGCAACGACAGCATGGAGCAGGTACTGGAGCAGGCCAGTCAGTACGATAGACTGACCCACGACACCCTGTACCAGAAAATGCACCTTCTGGCCGACGCGTGGTGTGCAGCGTTCACCATTCCCAAAACGGGGAAAGAGCCAGCGATTACCACGGCCACTTTGAACCAGATGCTGTCCACAGATGAACCTGACATCTTCCTTGGTGCAACCATTGATGCAGTGCAACAAGAACGGGACCAATACAGCTTTTTCCACTGGTTCTTGGAGTTCCCAGAGGTGCAAGCTCAAGGGGGCTTTGATGTGGTGCTGGGGAATCCACCGTGGGAAAAAGTCAAGCTGGAGGAAAAACAGTTCTTTGCCAGTCGGGATGATTCCATTGCCAATGCCCTGAACGCAGCAGAACGGGGCAGAAGAATTCAAGCCCTGAATGACCAGCAGTTGGCCCAAAAGCACGGTTACACCTACGAACCTGTGCTGTACAACGCTTACCTGCAAGCCCTGCACGAAGCAGAAGCCTTCAGTGGGTTTCTCAGGAACTCTGGGGTGTATCCGCTGACAGGTGGAGGGGATGTCAACACCTATCAGGTGTTCAGTGAATTGGCCCGAACCGCAATGGGTAAACGCGGAAACGTGGGAATCATTGTTCCTACAGGGATTGCCACTGACGATGGGAACAAGGAATTTTTTGCAGACCTTGTGGGTACAGGGCAATTGGCGGCATTGCTGGATTTTGAAAACAGGGAAGGTCTTTTTCCCGGTGTTCACCGCTCTTACAAGTTCTCAGTGCTGGTTTTGACAGCCAAAGCCAGCACGAAGCCAGCAAAATTGACGTTTTTTGCTGGAAACACCAACCAACTGAAGGACCAGCAAAGGGTGTTCAGTTTGACCCCTCAAGAGTTTAAACTGCTCAACCCAAATACATTGACGTGTCCGGTTTTCCGCACAAAGCAAGATGCAGAGTTGACCAAGAAGATTTACCGAAATTCAAAGGTTTTGATGCAAGACGATGGAGATTTGAACCCTTGGCAAAATAAATTTTTACGTCATTTGGACATGTCCAATGACTCTGGCCTTTTTAAAACACAGCCTGATGCCGATGATGTGCCACTCTACGAAGCCAAGCTTTTCTGGCACTTTGACCACCGTTTTTCCACCTACGACGGAGCAGTAACCAGAGACGTATTGCCTGCTGAACATGCCGACCCAACTTATCGTGTGTCCCCTCGGTACTGGGTTGAACGTCAGGAAGTGCTGAATCGTCTGGTTCAAACGGACAAAAACGGCGCTATCACTTGGCAGTGGAAACGGAAATGGTATGTGGCCTTTCGAGACATCACCAATGCGACCAATGAGAGAACTGCCATTTTCAGCTTTCTTCCTCAACATGGAGTAGGACATACAGCTCCCTTGATGCTGCCTGAAGTTTCTGCTGCGCTCTTGCCTGCTCTGGTGGGCAACGCGAACAGCTTGGTGCTGGATTACATCGCACGTCAAAAGGTGGGTGGAACACACCTGACCTATGGTTACTTAAAACAATTTCCATTCAAAACCCCATACCAGTACTCCCTTCCTGACCTCGAATTCATCACCCCCAGAGTGTTGGAGCTTTCCTACACCAACTGGGAACTCGCCCCTCTGGCTCAGGATGTCATGGCAGAAGCTCCGGCGGAAGTGCAGGAGGCCATTCTGGCTCAGCATCAGGAGAATGGAGGGCATCCAGACACCCCTCCAGAGTGGGCCACAGACCCTTACCCTTTTCCTCCCTTCAAGTGGAACGAGGACCGCCGCGCCCTGCTCAGGGCAGAACTGGACGCTTACTACGCCAAACTGTACGGCCTGGAGCGGGATGAACTGGAGTACATTCTGGACCCCCAGAGCGTCATGGGAGAAGACTTCCCTGGCGAGACCTTCCGGGTCTTGAAGGAGAAGGAAATCCGGCAGTTGGGAGAGTACCGGACCATGCGGCTGGTGCTGGAGGCGTGGGATAGGCTGGAGGCGTAG
- a CDS encoding helix-turn-helix domain-containing protein yields MPTLLDAARILQEASHHTLKPLQNKEELLQAQSLLSDLLKAKRQEPSSSESLRPLIDVLKLYIQQYERQAYSHLMEKASPAEMLAYLLEEGGHTKRDIARATGIDEGNLSKLASGKRTFSLENVKRLSACFKVRPELFMA; encoded by the coding sequence ATGCCCACCCTTCTCGACGCAGCCCGCATCCTGCAAGAAGCCAGCCACCACACCCTGAAACCCCTGCAAAACAAAGAAGAACTGCTGCAAGCGCAAAGTCTGCTGTCTGACCTGCTGAAAGCCAAGAGACAGGAACCCTCATCCAGCGAGTCCCTGCGCCCTCTGATTGATGTCCTGAAACTCTACATCCAGCAGTACGAACGGCAAGCCTACAGTCACCTGATGGAAAAAGCCTCCCCTGCCGAAATGCTGGCCTACCTGCTTGAAGAAGGCGGCCACACCAAACGCGACATTGCCAGAGCAACCGGCATTGACGAAGGCAACCTCAGCAAACTGGCCAGTGGCAAACGGACTTTCAGCCTTGAAAACGTTAAGCGCCTCAGTGCCTGCTTCAAAGTTCGACCAGAGCTTTTCATGGCCTGA